One stretch of Phocoena phocoena chromosome 10, mPhoPho1.1, whole genome shotgun sequence DNA includes these proteins:
- the ACKR2 gene encoding atypical chemokine receptor 2, with the protein MCPPAMAATASPLPPSTKVASSENSSSFYDYEYFLGDVAFMVCRKDEVLSFGRVFLPLFYGLIFVLGLGGNLLLLVVLLRYVPRRRMTEIYLLNLAISNLLFLVTLPFWGISVAWHWVFGSFLCKVVSTLYTINIYSGIFFISCMSLDKYLEIVCAQPHHRLRTRAKSLLLAAVVWAVALAVSIPDMVFVRTHENAPGVWDCFADFGGHGTIWKLFLHFQQNLLGFLLPLLAMIFFYSRIGSVLARLRPPGQSRALRMAIGLVVAFFVLWFPYNVTLFLHSLLDLQVFGDCKVSQHLDYALQVTESIAFLHCCFTPVLYAFSSRRFRRYLKAFLATVLRRHQAPYLAQAPPSSYSESSRLSGQEDITGMNDLGERQAEDSPNKGGTRKNSA; encoded by the coding sequence ATGTGTCCTCCCGCCATGGCCGCCACCGCCTCTCCTCTGCCACCCAGCACCAAGGTGGCCAGTTCTGAGAACAGCAGCTCCTTCTATGACTATGAGTACTTCCTGGGCGACGTGGCCTTCATGGTCTGCAGGAAGGACGAGGTGCTGTCGTTTGGCAGAGTCTTTCTGCCACTCTTCTATGGCCTGATCTTTGTGCTGGGCCTGGGCGGGAACCTCCTTCTCCTAGTGGTCTTGCTCCGGTATGTGCCTCGAAGGCGGATGACCGAGATCTATCTGCTGAACCTGGCCATCTCCAACCTCCTGTTTCTGGTGACGCTGCCCTTTTGGGGCATCTCTGTGGCCTGGCATTGGGTCTTTGGGAGTTTCTTATGCAAGGTGGTGAGCACCCTCTACACCATTAACATCTACAGTGGCATCTTCTTCATTAGCTGCATGAGCCTCGACAAGTACCTGGAGATTGTTTGCGCTCAGCCCCACCACCGGCTGAGGACCCGGGCCAAGAGCCTGCTCCTCGCAGCTGTCGTGTGGGCTGTGGCCCTGGCTGTCTCCATCCCCGACATGGTCTTTGTGAGGACGCATGAAAACGCCCCAGGCGTGTGGGACTGCTTTGCGGATTTTGGGGGGCATGGGACCATCTGGAAGCTCTTCCTCCACTTCCAGCAGAACCTCCTGGGGTTTCTCCTCCCCCTGCTTGCCATGATCTTCTTCTATTCCCGCATTGGCTCCGTCCTGGCCAGGCTGAGGCCTCCAGGCCAGAGCCGGGCTCTGAGGATGGCCATAGGCCTGGTGGTGGCCTTCTTTGTGCTGTGGTTCCCGTACAACGTCACCTTGTTTCTGCACTCGCTGCTGGACCTGCAAGTCTTTGGGGACTGCAAGGTCAGCCAGCACCTGGACTATGCGCTGCAGGTGACAGAGAGCATCGCCTTCCTCCACTGCTGCTTCACCCCCGTCCTCTATGCGTTTTCCAGCCGCCGCTTCCGCCGGTACCTCAAGGCTTTCCTGGCCACTGTGCTCAGACGACACCAGGCTCCTTACCTTGCCCAGGCCCCACCGTCCAGCTATTCTGAGAGtagtaggctcagtggccaagaAGATATAACTGGCATGAATGACCTCGGGGAGAGGCAGGCTGAGGACTCCCCCAACAAGGGGGGCACAAGGAAAAATTCAGCCTGA
- the CYP8B1 gene encoding 7-alpha-hydroxycholest-4-en-3-one 12-alpha-hydroxylase: protein MVVWGLVLGALMVATVGYLCLQELLRQQRPREPPLDKGSVPWLGHAIAFRKNMFEFLKHMRAKHGDIFTVLLGGQYFTFVMDPLSFGPILKDTQRRLDFVEYAENLVLKVFGYRSVQGDYHMIHSASTKHLMGDGLEELNKAMLDSLSLVMLGPTGPSLDASSWREDGLFHFCYNILFKAGYLSLFGYTKDKEQDLLQAEELFVQFRKFDRLFPRFVYSLLGPREWLEVGRLQRLFHKTLSVEHNMEKYGISNWITYMLQFLREQGVAPAMQDKFNFMMLWASQGNTGPTSFWALLFLLKHPEAMRAVREEAAQVLGEAGLEAKQSFNFNVGALHRMPVLDSVMEETLRLRAAPTLLRVVNGDHSLKMASGQEYLLRNGDVLALFPYLSVHMDPDIHSEPTTFKYDRFLTPSGSRKVDFYKAGKKIHHYTMPWGSGVSICPGRFLALNEMKLFVLLMVTHFDLELVDPDTPVPPVDPQRWGFGTTQPSHEVRFRYRLRPWSELCPGGRKPG from the coding sequence ATGGTGGTCTGGGGTCTGGTGCTGGGAGCTCTGATGGTGGCCACTGTGGGGTACCTGTGCCTGCAGGAGCTGCTCCGGCAACAGAGACCCAGGGAGCCCCCTCTGGATAAGGGCTCCGTGCCCTGGCTGGGCCATGCTATAGCTTTCCGGAAGAATATGTTTGAATTTCTGAAGCACATGCGGGCTAAACACGGGGACATATTCACGGTGCTGCTAGGGGGCCAGTACTTCACCTTTGTCATGGACCCTCTCTCCTTTGGCCCCATCCTCAAGGATACGCAGAGAAGACTAGACTTCGTGGAGTATGCGGAAAACCTGGTGCTAAAGGTATTTGGATACCGCTCCGTGCAGGGAGACTACCACATGATACACTCAGCCAGCACCAAGCACCTCATGGGGGATGGCTTGGAGGAGCTCAACAAAGCCATGCTGGACAGCCTGTCCTTGGTTATGCTGGGGCCCACGGGCCCCAGTCTGGATGCCAGTAGCTGGCGTGAGGATGGCCTCTTTCACTTCTGCTACAACATCTTGTTCAAGGCCGGCTACCTGAGCTTGTTCGGCTACACAAAGGACAAGGAACAGGACCTGCTACAGGCAGAGGAATTATTCGTGCAGTTCCGCAAGTTCGACCGCCTGTTCCCCAGGTTTGTCTACTCCCTACTGGGACCCCGGGAGTGGCTGGAAGTGGGCCGGCTCCAGCGTCTCTTCCATAAGACGCTCTCTGTGGAACACAACATGGAGAAGTACGGCATAAGCAACTGGATCACCTATATGCTTCAGTTTCTGAGGGAGCAGGGAGTCGCCCCGGCCATGCAGGACAAGTTCAACTTCATGATGCTCTGGGCCTCCCAGGGTAACACAGGGCCTACCTCTTTCTGGGCCCTCCTGTTCCTCCTGAAGCATCCAGAAGCCATGCGGGCTGTGAGGGAGGAGGCCGCCCAGGTCCTGGGAGAGGCCGGGCTGGAGGCCAAGCAGTCCTTCAACTTTAATGTCGGTGCCCTGCACCGCATGCCGGTGCTGGACAGCGTGATGGAGGAGACGCTGCGGCTGAGGGCCGCGCCGACCCTCCTCAGGGTGGTGAACGGTGACCACAGCCTGAAGATGGCCAGTGGGCAGGAGTACCTGCTCCGCAATGGAGACGTCCTGGCCCTCTTCCCTTATCTCTCAGTGCACATGGACCCCGACATCCACTCAGAGCCCACCACCTTCAAGTACGATCGCTTCCTCACCCCCAGCGGCAGCCGAAAAGTCGACTTCTACAAGGCAGGCAAGAAGATCCACCACTACACCATGCCATGGGGCTCGGGTGTCTCCATCTGCCCTGGGAGGTTCTTGGCCCTCAACGAGATGAAGCTCTTTGTCCTGCTCATGGTCACACACTTTGACCTGGAGCTGGTGGACCCTGACACGCCTGTGCCACCCGTGGACCCCCAGCGCTGGGGCTTTGGCACCACGCAGCCCAGCCACGAGGTGCGATTCCGCTACCGCCTGCGCCCGTGGAGTGAGCTCTGCCCAGGTGGCCGCAAGCCTGGCTAG
- the ZNF662 gene encoding LOW QUALITY PROTEIN: zinc finger protein 662 (The sequence of the model RefSeq protein was modified relative to this genomic sequence to represent the inferred CDS: inserted 2 bases in 1 codon; substituted 1 base at 1 genomic stop codon), which yields MLEDYGAVASLAAFPFPKPALIFQLEXEAPWSLAPQGALDGEGLRGIASGYPFLKPAGISHLEQVEEPLKPKLQGEGPSLICTESVSKSEKEGFILKEDTFEEAQDHMVLSGGPQCCGSQEFWFGKTCEEEKSRLMRWPAYPNRESVENTTCDIIEVIVKDEMISVEEHLKDADVYTHLVPWKSLHEQVFYICEECGKCFVQNEDFDQHQRIHIGKKVCGCKECGKTFSFRXHCIVHQRTHTGVKPYVCQECAKAFIWKSHLIGHQRSHTGEKPFECKECGKGFSQNTSRAQHQRIHTGEKPYTCKECGKSFTQNPVLLRHQRIHTGEKACECKDCGKGFMWKLDLAQHQWVHTGERPHECIDCGKSFICKAHLTRHQRIHTGERPYKCNDCGKAFSQNSVLIMHQRRHAREKPYNCQTSHFLEH from the exons ATGCTGGAGGATTATGGGGCCGTGGCTTCGTTGG CAGCATTTCCATTTCCCAAGCCGGCTCTGATTTTCCAGCTGGA CGAAGCACCATGGAGCCTGGCTCCTCAGGGAGCTCTGGATGGAGAGGGCCTGAGGGGCATCGCCTCAG GGTATCCATTTCTAAAGCCTGCTGGGATCTCCCATCTTGAGCAGGTAGAAGAGCCATTGAAACCGAAACTGCAAGGAGAGGGTCCAAGCCTAATTTGTACCG AGTCTGTGTCCAAGAGTGAGAAAGAAGGTTTTATTCTGAAGGAGGATACTTTTGAGGAGGCACAGGACCACATGGTGCTATCAGGTGGACCCCAGTGCTGTGGTTCCCAGGAATTCTGGTTTGGAAAAACCTGTGAAGAGGAGAAAAGTAGGTTAATGAGATGGCCTGCCTACCCCAATAGGGAAAGCGTGGAGAACACTACATGTGACATTATAGAAGTGATTGTCAAGGATGAGATGATCTCAGTAGAAGAGCATTTGAAAGATGCTGATGTTTATACCCACCTTGTACCTTGGAAAAGTCTACATGAGCAAGTATTCTATATATGTGAAGAATGTGGCAAGTGTTTTGTTCAAAATGAAGACTTTGAtcaacatcagagaattcatattGGGAAGAAAGTCTGTGGATGTAAGGAATGCGGGAAGACTTTCAGTTTCAGATAACACTGCATTGTACATCAGAGGACTCACACTGGGGTGAAACCCTATGTATGTCAAGAATGTGCTAAAGCCTTCATTTGGAAGTCACACCTGATTGGGCACCAGAGAagtcacactggagagaaaccctttgaatgtaaggaatgtgggaagggCTTTAGTCAGAATACAAGCCGTGCACAACATCAGCGAATCCACACCGGGGAGAAACCATATacatgtaaggaatgtgggaaaagtTTTACTCAGAACCCAGTCCTTCTTCGACATCAGAGAATCCACACCGGGGAGAAAGCTTGTGAATGTAAGGACTGTGGGAAAGGCTTCATGTGGAAGTTGGATCTTGCTCAGCACCAATGGGTCCACACTGGAGAGAG GCCTCATGAATGTATTGACTGTGGGAAAAGCTTCATTTGCAAGGCACACCTTACTCGTCATCAGAGAATCCATACTGGGGAAAGACCCTATAAATGTAATGactgtgggaaggccttcagtcAGAATTCTGTTTTGATTATGCACCAGAGGCGCCATGCTAGAGAGAAACCCTATAACTGTCAGACTTCTCACTTTCTTGAACATTAG